The Staphylococcus carnosus genome has a segment encoding these proteins:
- the nrdD gene encoding anaerobic ribonucleoside-triphosphate reductase, translating into MLELEKSLSNLINKDPTVINENANKDSETYTTMRDLTAGVVSKSYAIEHLLPKHVADAHLSGDIHFHDLDYHPFQPLTNCCLIDIEGMLKNGFDIGNAQVDSPKSIQTATAQIVQIIANVSSSQYGGCTVDRIDEVLSQYAAKNAEKHRKIGAQFVYKEQLDTYVRMQTEKDIKDAMQSLEYEINTLYTSNGQTPFVTLGFGLGTDTYSRMIQKAILNTRIQGLGHHHVTAIFPKLVFSIKKGTNFSHSDPNYDIKQLALECSTKRMYPDILNYDKTVEILGDFKAPMGCRSFLPAWRNENGEYENSGRMNLGVVTLNIPRIAIETEGNLATFWLLLDERMSLIHDALSYRIKRLQEATPNNAPILYKSGAFHKRLNEQDEVMSLFKRQRATISIGYIGLYEAATVFYGPNWETNPEAKTFTLDILRRMKDFQYQWTKQYDVFFSLYSTPSESLTDRFCRLDRERFGLIPNITDKGYYQNSFHYDVRKVVSPFEKLDFEKDYPYLASGGYIHYCEYPKLTHNTKALEAVWDYAYDKVSYLGTNTPIDKCYECGFEGEFDTTVKGYTCPQCGNHNPETVDVVKRTCGYLGNPVQRPTIEGRQKEITARVKHMKDKGSC; encoded by the coding sequence ATGCTTGAATTAGAAAAAAGTCTTAGTAATTTAATCAATAAAGATCCGACAGTGATAAATGAAAATGCAAATAAAGATAGTGAAACATATACAACGATGAGAGATTTAACTGCAGGTGTAGTATCAAAATCATATGCCATTGAACATTTATTGCCTAAACATGTTGCTGATGCACACTTGTCAGGAGATATTCACTTTCACGATTTAGATTATCACCCGTTTCAACCTTTAACTAATTGTTGTTTAATTGATATTGAAGGCATGTTGAAAAATGGATTCGATATCGGTAATGCACAAGTAGATTCTCCAAAATCTATACAAACAGCAACCGCACAAATTGTTCAAATTATTGCGAATGTATCAAGCAGCCAATATGGTGGTTGTACTGTAGACCGTATTGATGAAGTTTTAAGTCAATACGCTGCAAAGAATGCTGAAAAACATCGTAAAATCGGTGCGCAGTTTGTATATAAAGAACAACTTGATACATATGTTCGCATGCAAACAGAAAAGGATATCAAAGATGCGATGCAGAGTTTGGAATATGAAATTAATACGCTGTATACTTCAAATGGTCAGACACCCTTTGTCACTTTAGGATTTGGATTAGGAACAGATACGTATAGCCGAATGATACAAAAAGCCATTTTGAATACACGCATTCAAGGACTTGGTCATCATCATGTTACAGCAATCTTTCCGAAATTGGTCTTCTCAATTAAAAAAGGAACCAACTTCTCACACTCTGATCCGAATTATGATATAAAACAATTGGCATTAGAATGTTCAACGAAACGGATGTATCCGGATATTTTAAATTATGATAAAACAGTAGAAATTCTTGGTGATTTTAAAGCTCCAATGGGTTGCCGGTCATTTTTACCTGCTTGGAGAAATGAAAATGGTGAGTATGAAAATAGTGGACGTATGAATTTAGGAGTAGTCACACTTAATATTCCGCGCATTGCGATAGAAACAGAAGGTAACCTAGCTACATTTTGGCTTCTGCTAGATGAACGCATGTCCTTGATTCATGATGCATTAAGTTATCGTATCAAACGATTGCAAGAAGCAACGCCTAATAATGCACCTATTTTATATAAGAGTGGTGCTTTCCATAAGAGATTGAACGAACAAGATGAAGTTATGTCATTGTTTAAACGTCAACGTGCTACCATTTCAATTGGCTATATTGGATTGTATGAAGCAGCAACTGTATTTTATGGCCCGAATTGGGAAACGAATCCAGAAGCGAAAACATTTACGTTAGATATTTTGCGTCGTATGAAAGATTTTCAATATCAATGGACTAAACAATATGATGTTTTCTTTAGTTTATATAGTACGCCGAGTGAATCTTTAACTGATCGTTTTTGTCGTTTGGATCGAGAACGTTTTGGTTTGATTCCGAATATTACAGATAAAGGTTATTACCAAAACTCTTTTCATTATGATGTACGTAAAGTAGTATCTCCATTTGAAAAATTGGATTTTGAAAAGGATTACCCTTACTTAGCAAGCGGCGGTTATATTCATTATTGTGAATATCCTAAGCTGACACATAACACAAAAGCATTAGAAGCGGTATGGGATTATGCTTATGATAAAGTCAGTTATCTTGGAACCAATACGCCGATAGATAAATGTTATGAATGCGGTTTTGAAGGGGAATTTGATACAACTGTTAAAGGTTATACTTGTCCGCAATGCGGTAACCATAATCCTGAAACAGTGGATGTAGTAAAACGTACATGCGGTTATCTTGGCAACCCTGTCCAAAGACCAACGATTGAAGGACGCCAAAAAGAAATTACTGCACGTGTTAAACATATGAAAGATAAAGGATCATGTTAA
- a CDS encoding DNA-3-methyladenine glycosylase, whose translation MDFINRTTPEIAKDLLGVKLIFDDGENQFSGYIVETEAYLGKIDEAAHSYNGRQTPRVQSMYKDGGTIYAHVMHTHLLINLVTQPAGTAEGVLIRALEPELITDQMIENRNGKVGIDVTNGPGKWTRAFNMSMALDGLRLNEGPLSIDTKARKYPSSILESPRIGVPNKGEWTHKPLRFTVEGNPYVSRMRKSDMLAAEDTWKKHK comes from the coding sequence ATGGATTTTATCAATCGTACCACTCCAGAAATTGCGAAAGATTTATTAGGCGTTAAGTTAATATTTGACGATGGAGAAAATCAATTTTCTGGCTATATTGTGGAAACAGAAGCTTATTTAGGAAAAATTGATGAAGCAGCACATAGTTATAATGGCCGGCAAACACCGCGTGTACAATCAATGTATAAAGATGGCGGTACAATTTATGCGCATGTGATGCACACACATTTATTAATCAACCTCGTAACACAACCAGCTGGAACTGCTGAAGGAGTACTTATACGTGCACTTGAACCTGAATTGATTACAGATCAAATGATAGAAAACAGAAATGGCAAAGTTGGCATTGATGTAACAAATGGACCTGGTAAATGGACACGTGCTTTTAATATGTCAATGGCATTAGATGGTCTTCGCTTAAATGAAGGACCGCTTTCTATAGATACAAAAGCACGTAAATACCCTAGTTCAATTCTTGAAAGTCCGCGTATCGGTGTTCCGAACAAGGGAGAATGGACACACAAACCGCTTCGTTTCACTGTAGAGGGCAACCCCTATGTATCACGAATGCGCAAATCGGATATGCTTGCAGCAGAAGATACTTGGAAAAAACACAAATAG
- a CDS encoding DUF805 domain-containing protein translates to MEKRVGFGESFKLFWKNYVNFKGRATRPEYWFMTLWSFIIFLPFTFILLIGMSIMIAGGVNDSDGLIAIGALLYFGLIIIVTLIGLAMLLPSIALLFRRVHDTGRFC, encoded by the coding sequence TTGGAGAAAAGAGTGGGATTCGGTGAATCTTTTAAATTGTTCTGGAAGAATTATGTGAATTTTAAAGGACGTGCGACACGCCCTGAGTATTGGTTTATGACTTTATGGAGTTTTATTATTTTTCTTCCTTTTACATTTATTTTATTAATCGGCATGAGTATTATGATTGCAGGCGGTGTAAACGATTCAGATGGTCTCATAGCTATAGGTGCATTATTATATTTTGGCCTAATAATTATCGTCACGTTAATCGGACTTGCGATGCTGCTTCCATCTATCGCACTATTATTCCGTCGTGTTCATGATACCGGCAGATTCTGCTAA
- a CDS encoding DUF805 domain-containing protein: MERHVGFGKAFMLFWKNYINFKGRSTREEFWWWILWYFIIDLLFLFIGLIGFVLISSSSSAGQLMGTLFLIGVIFLWVFFALVTLVPMLTLKIRRFHDTGRKMIIPIVYFVLSNGLSVFANFIPDDFYDITVLAIVFLIFVIVNIILFVYIVIVAVLPTRK, encoded by the coding sequence TTGGAGAGACATGTAGGGTTTGGTAAAGCGTTTATGCTCTTTTGGAAAAATTATATAAATTTTAAAGGGCGTTCTACCAGAGAAGAATTCTGGTGGTGGATATTGTGGTATTTTATTATAGACCTGCTATTTCTTTTTATAGGCTTAATAGGTTTTGTGTTGATCAGTAGCAGCAGCAGTGCAGGTCAATTAATGGGGACACTTTTCTTAATAGGTGTAATATTTTTATGGGTTTTCTTTGCACTAGTTACGCTTGTACCCATGTTGACGTTGAAAATTCGACGCTTTCATGATACTGGACGTAAGATGATAATCCCCATTGTATATTTTGTATTGTCAAATGGACTGTCGGTTTTTGCGAATTTCATTCCAGATGATTTCTATGACATAACAGTGTTAGCAATAGTATTTTTGATATTTGTTATAGTGAATATTATTTTATTTGTGTATATAGTAATAGTGGCAGTATTACCAACTAGAAAATAA
- a CDS encoding DUF805 domain-containing protein yields the protein MEERVSFGEAFILFWKNYINFTGRARRAEYWWCVLWAAFLFLPLLGLGFITIAAMYVTLLNGLIFDTYLTLIVVFICMIIFGFIGLVLFVPFLSLIVRRFHDTGRKMVVPIIYISLSLGYNIIQPIVTSDANDSNSVLWIFALLYILVNSGLSIYVLIVTLLPSQLADNKYGRGPAGKKFEQGHTPTSHKSYSDSTSGSHHTHYE from the coding sequence ATGGAAGAACGTGTAAGTTTTGGCGAAGCATTTATTCTTTTTTGGAAAAATTATATTAATTTCACTGGGAGAGCTCGACGAGCAGAATACTGGTGGTGTGTATTATGGGCCGCTTTTTTATTTTTACCGCTTTTGGGACTTGGGTTTATTACAATTGCAGCGATGTATGTTACCCTTCTAAATGGATTGATTTTTGATACGTACCTGACATTAATAGTCGTATTTATTTGTATGATTATATTCGGATTTATAGGTCTAGTACTTTTCGTACCGTTTTTATCGCTTATAGTCAGACGTTTTCATGACACAGGAAGAAAGATGGTTGTTCCGATAATATATATATCATTATCATTGGGCTATAATATTATTCAACCTATAGTTACATCCGATGCTAATGATAGCAACAGTGTGCTTTGGATATTTGCATTGTTGTATATATTGGTTAATTCAGGTTTATCGATTTATGTATTAATAGTTACTTTATTACCAAGTCAGCTTGCAGATAATAAATATGGACGAGGACCTGCTGGTAAGAAATTCGAGCAAGGTCATACACCAACGTCACACAAGTCGTATTCTGATTCGACATCAGGCAGCCATCATACACATTATGAATAA
- a CDS encoding helix-turn-helix transcriptional regulator — translation MRTRLKELRARDGYNQTQLAKKAGISRQTVSLIERNEFMPSVLTAAKIARIFGERIEDIFIFEEDDYE, via the coding sequence ATGAGAACACGCTTAAAAGAATTACGGGCACGCGATGGATATAACCAAACACAACTTGCTAAAAAAGCAGGAATTTCACGTCAAACAGTTTCTTTAATTGAAAGAAACGAATTCATGCCTTCCGTACTTACTGCTGCTAAGATAGCACGTATTTTTGGAGAACGGATTGAGGACATATTTATTTTTGAGGAGGATGATTATGAGTAA
- a CDS encoding DUF3169 family protein: protein MSKAKKNTLYISKVLLGGIVGGVICFLFSLHSGIKLPTFLNTFDTQVSTGITILIVIICGIFMLKYLKNAYNYKQKSEIQEDFADEYNQTYNQTYNQKFLKAGWFYQATIIITLLNMIFVAIFKEDMNDQWGLTTIPLLISAVFGISYNVILPKIDSRLPKYNDSNYIGKMISAMDEGEKYISYSALFKLYHYNVMAVMMMIILLAFYSAVTHTDQIIALLVLIALYIFNVVFYYAKISKYYKQ, encoded by the coding sequence ATGAGTAAAGCGAAGAAAAATACGTTGTATATTAGTAAAGTTTTATTAGGAGGAATAGTAGGCGGAGTAATATGTTTTCTATTTTCTTTGCATTCTGGGATTAAATTACCTACATTCTTGAATACATTTGATACTCAAGTAAGCACCGGAATTACTATTTTAATAGTTATAATTTGCGGTATTTTTATGTTGAAGTATTTGAAAAACGCATATAATTATAAGCAAAAATCTGAAATACAAGAGGATTTTGCTGATGAATATAATCAAACCTATAATCAAACCTATAATCAAAAGTTTCTGAAAGCGGGCTGGTTTTATCAAGCAACAATTATTATCACATTGCTTAACATGATATTTGTTGCAATTTTTAAAGAGGATATGAATGATCAATGGGGTTTAACTACTATCCCTTTACTCATTAGCGCCGTTTTTGGAATAAGCTATAATGTTATATTACCAAAAATAGATTCGAGATTACCCAAATACAACGATTCTAATTACATTGGCAAAATGATTTCTGCGATGGATGAGGGAGAAAAGTATATCTCTTATTCTGCACTATTTAAACTTTATCATTATAATGTTATGGCAGTTATGATGATGATTATTCTGCTGGCTTTTTATTCAGCAGTTACACATACGGATCAAATTATTGCATTGTTAGTGTTAATAGCACTCTACATTTTCAATGTTGTTTTCTACTATGCCAAAATCAGTAAATATTATAAGCAATAA